In Methanofollis aquaemaris, the genomic window ACCACCTGGCCGCCGCCCTCCCCCATCGACCCGTCGATCTCTAACATTTTCTGAGCGCTGCCGCGATACACCTGGCCGCCGAGACCTCAGAGCACGCCCGCTCGATAGTGTCCGAACAGATCACGCTCTTCACCCCCGCACTGCGGAGATGGACATAGGCCCCGCCGGTGAAGACACCGTGGACGCAGGCTGCGTGGACCGCCGCCGCCCCCTGCTCATAGAGCATCTTCGTCGCCGTCGCCAGTGTTCCACCGGTGGCGATGATATCGTCGACGATGACGACCTCTCTGCCTGCGACATCAAAGGTCTTGGGTTCCATCCTGACCTCCTCGCCGGAGAGCCGGGTCTTCTTGAGATAGTCGGTCTGCCACCCGACAGCTGCGGCGACTTCGGCCGCAAACTCCGCCGCACCCGCGTCAGGTGCGAGGATCAGGGGGTTCTCGAAGCCCTTCGTCTTGAGGTGCTCCCCGACCTCCTGGGCCAGGGAGAGATCATGGGCCGGGCAGTCGAAGTATCGGGCGATGTCCCGCTCATGGATGTTGACGGTGATCACATCGGTGACCCCCCTGGATAGTGCCCGTGCCGCCACCCTGGCGCTCACCGGCTCCCCGTCCTTGAATTTCTTGTCCTGCCGTGCGTACCCGAGGTACGGGATGACCAGCGTGTTGGTGGTCGTCTCACAGGCGTCGACGAGGAGCATCAGCTGGATGAACGCATCGTTGTCGGTGACACTCCCGACGATCACGGTTTCGTCATCGAGAGGGTCGAGGACCTGCAGGTAGAGCTCCCCATCGGGGAAGCGGGCAAAGCGTGTGTCCGCCACCTGGACTCCGAGTTCGTCGGCGATCCGGACAGCGAGAATCTGGGATTGTTCTGTGCATACGACCTTCATTTCGGGTATTTCCTCCAGCTGAAACTACTTAAACTATCATGAAAATAGTATTTAAGTATCATTGCCCAATGAGGTTGCACCAATAATGGAAATGACTGATTCTGACATCCTTGAGAAGAATGCGGACGAGGATCTCCTCCTTGATTCAGGAATCTCCGACTCATCGGAGATCGAGGTCCCTCCCCGGCTGATCGACCAGGTGATCGGCCAGGAGAACGCGGTGGAGGTGATCAAGAAAGCGGCCACCCAGCGCCGGCATGTGATGATGCTCGGTACCCCGGGTACCGGCAAGTCGATGCTTGCCAAGGCGATGGCCGAACTCCTTCCCAAAGAGGAGCTCAAGGACGTTCTCGTCTATCCGAACCTCGAGGACTCCAACAACCCGGTGATCAGGACGGTTGCCGCCGGCCGGGGCAAACAGATCGTTGCAGCTCACAAGGCCGAGGCGGCAAAGCGCAAACAGATGCGCAACACGCTGATGATGCTTCTGGTCTTTGGCATCCTGGGCTACTCCCTCATCACCGGTCAGTGGCTGATGGGTATCATCGCGTCGGCCTTCGTCTTCATGGCCCTTCAGTACATGCGGCCGCGTGAGGAGATGATGGTTCCGAAACTTCTGGTATCCAACGAGGCGGACACCACCGCCCCCTTCATCGATGCCACAGGTTCGCATGCGGGTGCCCTTCTTGGCGACGTGCGCCACGACCCCTTCCAGTCGGGCGGGCTGGAGACTCCTTCCCATGACCGTGTCGAGGCCGGGGCGATCCACAAGGCAAACGGCGGTGTTCTCTTCATCGACGAGATCAACACCCTCACCCCTCACTCTCAGCAGAACCTCCTGACCGCCCTGCAGGAAGGGCAGTTCTCGATCACCGGCCAGTCCGAACGCTCGAGCGGGGCGATGGTCAGGACCGAGGACGTGCCCTGCCGGTTCATCATGATCGCAGCCGGAAACCTGGACGCGATGCAGGGGATGCACCCGGCGCTGCGGTCCAGGATCCGTGGCTATGGGTACGAGGTCTACATGCAGGACACGATGGTCGACACCCCGGAGAACCGGAAGAAGTACATCAGGTTCATCGCCCAGGAGGTCAAGAACGACGGCAAGATCCCGCACTTCGATCGTTCTGCCATCGAGGAGGTGCTCAGGGAGGCGCAGCGCCGGTCCAACCGGAAGGGCCACCTCACCCTGAAACTCCGTGACATGGGCGGGCTGATCCGGGTGGCCGGCGACATCGCCAGGCAGGACGGGGCCGAGAGGACCACGGCCGAGCATGTGCTCAGGGCCAAGGGTTCGGCACGCTCGATCGAGCAGCAGATCTCCGACGAGTACATCCAGAGGAGTCGCGACTACGACCTGACCGTCGTCACCGGCACCGAGATCGGGCGGGTGAACGGGCTTGCGGTGATGGGTGCCGACTCCGGCTCGGTCCTCCCGATCATGGCCGAGGTCACCCCGACGCAAGGGGCGACCGGTGCGGTCATCGCAACCGGTCAGTTGAAAGAGATCGCTCAAGAATCCATCAAGAACGTCTCTGCGGTCCTCAAGAAGTTCACCGGCAAGGACATCAAGAACATGGACATCCATGTCCAGTTCATCGGGACTTACGGGGGGGTGGAGGGCGATTCGGCTTCCATCTCGGTGACGACTGCAGTGATCAGCGCTATCGAGGGGATCCCGGTCAGGCAGGACGTGGCGATGACCGGGTCGCTCTCGGTCCGCGGCGACGTCCTGCCCATCGGCGGGGTCACCTACAAGATCGAGGCCGCGGCGAAGGCCGGGATCAAGACGATCATTATCCCGCGGTCAAATGCAGGCGATGTCCTCATCGAGGACCGATACCGCGAGATGGTCGAGATTGTCCCGGTCGATCATATCGAGGAGGTGCTTGAGACGGCGCTGGTCCCGCAGAACCGCGAACTCTTCCTGGACAAACTGAAGAAACTCGCCGCCAGACCGGTGAAGAAGGCGCTGGAGTCTTCTTCCAACATCGGCGGCAGACAGACGGCAGCGTGAAACGATGGAGAGCGTTCGTTACTATGACGTCCGCCATGTCCACGGTTCCTCAACCCATGTCGATATCGACAACGGGATCGTGGAGTCGGCGGGCACCAGCTATTTTGACCATGCAGTGGTCAGGGTGCTCGGCCAGAAGGGTTGGGGCGTCCTGACCCTGGATGCCTTCGACCCCGAGGCCCCGCTGAAGCCCCTCATTGAGAGGGGGTTGCGCCTCGCCGCACTCACCGGCGAGGAGGTCGACCTTGCCACCGCACCCCGTCAGGTGCTCGGAGTGCCCGGCGTGGCCGAGGATCCGCGGGAGATCTCCCTTGAGGAGAAGACCGAAGTCCTCACCGGGATCGAGGCGGCCGCCCGCCTGCCCGGGATCGTGAACACCCGCGCCCGGTATGCCGAGGTGATCGAGGCGGTGCGGTTCTTCGATTCCTCAGGGACCGAGTGCTCGTACGAGATCCCGCGTTGCGGTTTCTCGGTGACGGCGGTCGCCGCCAGGGAGGGGGAGATGCAGATGGGCCGCGAGAGCGAATACACCATCCTCGGTTTCAACCTCAGGCACCGCCAGGAGATGGGAGCGAAGGCGGCCGGTACGGCCGCCGCCCTCCTCGACGCGAAGGCGGCGAAGGGGGGGAGGATGCGGGCGGTTCTCGATCCCGAACTTGCGGGAGTCTTCGCCCACGAGGCGATCGGGCATGCAAGCGAAGGCGATCTGGTCCAGGAGGGATCCTCGGTACTGGCCGGGCGGACCGGCGAACGCATCGGCGCTGCCGGCCTCACGATCGTCGACGACCCCACGCTCCCTGAGTTCGGGTTCGAACCGGTGGACGCCGAAGGGGTCGCCGTCGGCCGGACTGAACTGATCAAGGACGGGCGGGTGAACGCCTTCATGCACTCCCGCCAGACCCTGGCGGCGGTCGGTAACGGCGTCGCAGGCCATGCACGGGCCAGCGCCGGCGACCCGCCCCTCGTGCGGATGAGCAACACCTTCATCCAGGAGGGGGACGCCTCGTACGACGAGGTCGTCGCCGAGTGCCGGGACGGGATCCTCCTCAAAGGTTCCCGCGGTGGCCAGGTCGATCCTGGCCGCGGGGTCTTCCAGTTCAATGCCGAGTACGGCTACCTGATCGAGGACGGCGAACTCGGAGCAATGGTGCGCGATGTCTCGCTCTCGGGCGAGATCCTGGGAACGCTCCATGCGATCGCCCTCCTCGGCAACGACCGCGAGATGCACCAGGGCTACTGCGGCAAGGGCGGGCAGAGCGTCCCGGTCAGTGACGGTTCGCCCCATGTCCTCCTTGAAAACGCGATGGTGGGTGGCAATGGAACTGATTGAGAAGATCCTGGAGTACGGCAGGACGCGGGCAGACGAGGTGGAGGTCTATGTCTCGGAAAGCGAGTCGGTCTCCGCCGATCTGAAGAAGGACCGGGTCGAGAATGCCGGTGGATCGCAGGCGTTCGGGATCGGGATCCGGGTCATCGATCACGGTCGGATCGGGGTCTCGGCGACGAGCAGCAAGGGCGAGTGGCGGGCCTGCCTCGACGCCGCCCTTGCAAGTGCGAGACTCGCCCACCCGCAGGAATGGAAGAGTCTGCCGGGGCCGGCGGCCCTGCCTGACGTCCCGGCGATCTTCGACGCTTCGCTCTCCCTTGATCCCGAGTGGTGCCGGACGGCCCTCGAAGGGATGCTTCATGGGGCGGAAGAGCACGACGCAGCCGTGACCGGGGGCGGGGCCTCGGTCGGGCGGGGAAAGGAGACCGTTGCCAACACCTCGGGCGTGCTGTACGAGCAGGAACGGACGAGCGCCGGGTGTTCGCTGGAGTGCATCCACGAGCAGTCGACGGGGTACGAGTTTGACGCTTCCTGCTTTGCCGGCGAGATCGATCCGGTCCGGGTCGGAAGAGAGGCGGCCTTCTTTGCCGAGCACAGTGCGGACGGCGAGGAGATCGAGACCGGCGACTACGATCTTGTCCTCTCTCCGGTCGCTCTCTCTCAACTCCTGGGCTATGTCCTTGAGCCGGCCCTCTCGGGGAGAAATGTCCATGCCGGTCGGTCATGGCTTGCCGGGAAACTCGGTGAGGTCTGCATCGGCGAGGAGATCTCGGTCTACGACGATCCCCTGGACGGCGGCCTCTCGAGCACGAGGTTCGATGCCGAAGGGATACCGGCACGAAAACTCACGTTCTTCGATCACGGCGAGTTGCGGAGTTATGCCTACGATCTCAGGACTGCCTATCGCTATGGGGCCGAGAGCACCGGTTCGGCGGTCCGCGGCGGTGCAGGTGGCGCCCCTGCCATCGGGATCCACACCCTGGTCATCGACGGGCCCAGGGGCACCGTCGACGATGACCGTGCGGTCTATGTCCACGACGTCGTCGGGGCGCACACCGCCAACGCTCTTACCGGCGACTTCTCGGTCGAACTCTCCAACCCCTCCTGGGTGGAGGACGGGGAGTTCACTGCGCCGGTGAAAGGGGCGATGTACGCCGGGAACGTCTTCGACCTCCTCGGCGAGGTCGTCGCCCTCGGCAGGAAGGAGCGGTCGGTCGGCGGGGCCGTCCTGCCGGCGGTAAGGTTAAGTGGCCAGCGTCTGATTGGTAGATGAGATGATTGAGACAATCCTGTTGATCGTCCTGATGATCGTGGTCGCCGCCGTCCTCTACTACTTCCTCAAAGAGGGGATGAAGTTGGTCATCAACGCCGTCGTCGGACTTGTTGTCCTCTATCTCATCAACCTCTTTGGCCTGATGAGTTATATCGGCGGCAGCGACCTTTCGATCACCTGGGCCTCGGTGATCATCTGCGCCCTCGGCGGGGTGATCGGGGTGGTCCTCCTCGTCGTCCTCGACCTCGTGGGGATCACCGTCTGAACGGGTTCTCTTTTTTTTGGCTCTGTTGAAGATCTCTTTTGGAGTGTGAACGGTAGAGGATGATCACGCCCCGGCGCGTATGGTATGGGAAGGCGTGATGATCCGACGTGCCGCCCTCAATCACAGAATCTTCGCGCCATCTCGCGTCGGGGGCAGACCCCCCCGGGGCATCCGGGACAGGTGCCCGGCGGTACGTCTCATCGACGCCGCGGTGGCCGAAGAGCGGTACGGGATCGAGATGAAATGCCGGGAACATTGGACCCGACCTTTTCACCCTCGCGCCCGGTTCGCGCCAGGCGGGTGACAACGTGGCGGCCGAGGAAAAGAGTTGATCCTTACCTGGATTCGTGTACAGAGTACATAGAGAGAAGTGTGTACAGGTACCCCTGATAATTTGCACACGATCCGGAGAACACCCGGCACCGGTGATCGTGAGGTAAGTCTCCCCGACTGTGATCCGGGCGCGAGTGGAAACAACATGGAAAACCTTGCATGCGCGCCTCGATCACCGATCGAAGGCTGATTATGAGTTATCGTCCGGTGTAAACCGGGCGCGAAGAAGAAAATAACTCTCTGGCCCTGTAAAACTCCTCTCCATTTTCCTGGATCCAGTATAATTCAACCGCCTCCCCACATCGATCGCGCCGGGGGAAACCCCTGGAACCCCCCACGGACAGAGGATCTGCAGGGGTGGCACAATGCTTGATTTCTGTCCGCTCCTCGGCCGCAAGGAGAAGGATCGATCCCTCCATGCCCCAGAGATCTGCAACGAGAAATTTTCATTGCGTATGCTTGGGGCGTGCTCTCGACTCATGCTCAATTACTATGAAAATGATCCAGAAGATCAACTCAGTAGGTATGAATGAGGATTTGACCGCTCAAAGCCCCACATAGACTTGATACACAGAGTACAGAGTCACTCTCTGAACGATCGGCCCTCTGCCTTCCCGGCCCTATCTTCATCCCGGGGGTCCGGGGGCAGTGCCCCCGGCGCGAGCGTGAGGGAAGGCACGTTGATCGGAAGATCTCCAGAATAATTTTCATCCCGTATGCTTGAGGCGTACTTTCCCTTCATGAGTGATTCAACAGGGCCCGAAAAAATCAAAAATTCACGATGGATCGAGGCATTCTCTCAGGCCATCCCTCTCTTGATGATGATTCAGAAAACATTCGCCTCAAAGTAAACCTGCACCTGGTCCCTGAGAAGTTCGTAGGGTTTAACTCCCCTGGAGTGATCTGAGCCCCGCATCTTTGCGACCTCGACGGCCGGGTGGACCTCGGCGAGTTTGTTGGGCCTGACGTATCTGAGGAGGATGACGGTGTCGGCCATGTACTCGACGAGGGCGTATTTGCTTGCGTACGAACTGTTCTCTCTGGTCTCGGAGGTGAGGATGAGGGTGCACGCCTCATCCCGCATGATCTCGATGAACCTGAAGAGTTCCTTTCTCCGCGTCGCCTCGTCGGTGAAGAGGCCCTCGAAGAGTGAGATGGGGTCGATGATCACTCGCTGAGCACCGATCTCCCGGATCAACTGGGGGAGTTCGTTTTTGAGGTGGTTGATCGAGAGGGTGAAGTCGGTAGGGTCGAGTTTGACCACATAGATCGAGGTGTTCCTGACCTCTTCGATGTCCCACCCTTTCCGCTCCATGTCCTGGTAGAGCATCTCCTCGCGCTCGTCAAGGGAGATGTAGATGACTTTCTCCCCGTTTTTCAGACCCTCGTGCGCAAAGTGGAGGGCGAGCGTCGTCTTCCCCGTGCCATAGGTTCCGATGATCGAGCAGATACTTTTTTCCAGCAGTCCGCCGCCGAGCATCTGGTCGAGCCCATCGATACCGAATCGCACCCGCGGAGAGTCTGCGGTCATACGACCACCCTGATATTGGAGACCTCGAACCCGCTTCCGGGCGTGATCTTCACGGCAAACTTGACCAGGTCACGCTCTTCCAGGTGGGGCATCACGCCCCTGAACTTCTGGACATACATCGTTCGCTGCCGTCGCATCCCCTGCAGTTCCTCCCATCTGAAGAGGATGACGGCGTCGGCGGAGTCCATCACTTCGAGTTCGTGCGGCCTGGAGAGCACGCCCTGGGCCAGGGGCAGATAGATCACCGATCCCCACCGCTTGGCGACCCGCTGTATGCCGTGGAGGAAACCGGTGAACGCCCGCCAACGCTCCTGGGTGTCGGCCTGGGTGGCGAGTTCGGTGAGAGAGTCGACGATGATCACACTCTGCGGTGCGGTCTCTGAGAGAAGCCCTGCAAGGCTGGCGAGGATATCATCGCGGTGGGAACGCTGGTGCATCCTGGCAACGATGTCGACGTTCTCCGAATACCACTCGACCGGGACGATGCTGGAATCAAAATAGAT contains:
- a CDS encoding ribose-phosphate diphosphokinase; the protein is MKVVCTEQSQILAVRIADELGVQVADTRFARFPDGELYLQVLDPLDDETVIVGSVTDNDAFIQLMLLVDACETTTNTLVIPYLGYARQDKKFKDGEPVSARVAARALSRGVTDVITVNIHERDIARYFDCPAHDLSLAQEVGEHLKTKGFENPLILAPDAGAAEFAAEVAAAVGWQTDYLKKTRLSGEEVRMEPKTFDVAGREVVIVDDIIATGGTLATATKMLYEQGAAAVHAACVHGVFTGGAYVHLRSAGVKSVICSDTIERACSEVSAARCIAAALRKC
- the lonB gene encoding ATP-dependent protease LonB, producing the protein MEMTDSDILEKNADEDLLLDSGISDSSEIEVPPRLIDQVIGQENAVEVIKKAATQRRHVMMLGTPGTGKSMLAKAMAELLPKEELKDVLVYPNLEDSNNPVIRTVAAGRGKQIVAAHKAEAAKRKQMRNTLMMLLVFGILGYSLITGQWLMGIIASAFVFMALQYMRPREEMMVPKLLVSNEADTTAPFIDATGSHAGALLGDVRHDPFQSGGLETPSHDRVEAGAIHKANGGVLFIDEINTLTPHSQQNLLTALQEGQFSITGQSERSSGAMVRTEDVPCRFIMIAAGNLDAMQGMHPALRSRIRGYGYEVYMQDTMVDTPENRKKYIRFIAQEVKNDGKIPHFDRSAIEEVLREAQRRSNRKGHLTLKLRDMGGLIRVAGDIARQDGAERTTAEHVLRAKGSARSIEQQISDEYIQRSRDYDLTVVTGTEIGRVNGLAVMGADSGSVLPIMAEVTPTQGATGAVIATGQLKEIAQESIKNVSAVLKKFTGKDIKNMDIHVQFIGTYGGVEGDSASISVTTAVISAIEGIPVRQDVAMTGSLSVRGDVLPIGGVTYKIEAAAKAGIKTIIIPRSNAGDVLIEDRYREMVEIVPVDHIEEVLETALVPQNRELFLDKLKKLAARPVKKALESSSNIGGRQTAA
- a CDS encoding TldD/PmbA family protein produces the protein MESVRYYDVRHVHGSSTHVDIDNGIVESAGTSYFDHAVVRVLGQKGWGVLTLDAFDPEAPLKPLIERGLRLAALTGEEVDLATAPRQVLGVPGVAEDPREISLEEKTEVLTGIEAAARLPGIVNTRARYAEVIEAVRFFDSSGTECSYEIPRCGFSVTAVAAREGEMQMGRESEYTILGFNLRHRQEMGAKAAGTAAALLDAKAAKGGRMRAVLDPELAGVFAHEAIGHASEGDLVQEGSSVLAGRTGERIGAAGLTIVDDPTLPEFGFEPVDAEGVAVGRTELIKDGRVNAFMHSRQTLAAVGNGVAGHARASAGDPPLVRMSNTFIQEGDASYDEVVAECRDGILLKGSRGGQVDPGRGVFQFNAEYGYLIEDGELGAMVRDVSLSGEILGTLHAIALLGNDREMHQGYCGKGGQSVPVSDGSPHVLLENAMVGGNGTD
- a CDS encoding TldD/PmbA family protein; the protein is MELIEKILEYGRTRADEVEVYVSESESVSADLKKDRVENAGGSQAFGIGIRVIDHGRIGVSATSSKGEWRACLDAALASARLAHPQEWKSLPGPAALPDVPAIFDASLSLDPEWCRTALEGMLHGAEEHDAAVTGGGASVGRGKETVANTSGVLYEQERTSAGCSLECIHEQSTGYEFDASCFAGEIDPVRVGREAAFFAEHSADGEEIETGDYDLVLSPVALSQLLGYVLEPALSGRNVHAGRSWLAGKLGEVCIGEEISVYDDPLDGGLSSTRFDAEGIPARKLTFFDHGELRSYAYDLRTAYRYGAESTGSAVRGGAGGAPAIGIHTLVIDGPRGTVDDDRAVYVHDVVGAHTANALTGDFSVELSNPSWVEDGEFTAPVKGAMYAGNVFDLLGEVVALGRKERSVGGAVLPAVRLSGQRLIGR
- a CDS encoding pro-sigmaK processing inhibitor BofA family protein, whose product is MIETILLIVLMIVVAAVLYYFLKEGMKLVINAVVGLVVLYLINLFGLMSYIGGSDLSITWASVIICALGGVIGVVLLVVLDLVGITV
- a CDS encoding KaiC domain-containing protein, encoding MTADSPRVRFGIDGLDQMLGGGLLEKSICSIIGTYGTGKTTLALHFAHEGLKNGEKVIYISLDEREEMLYQDMERKGWDIEEVRNTSIYVVKLDPTDFTLSINHLKNELPQLIREIGAQRVIIDPISLFEGLFTDEATRRKELFRFIEIMRDEACTLILTSETRENSSYASKYALVEYMADTVILLRYVRPNKLAEVHPAVEVAKMRGSDHSRGVKPYELLRDQVQVYFEANVF
- a CDS encoding RAD55 family ATPase, with the protein product MWRQTDLKIPTGIPSLDPVLEGGVPPGSVVLLLGDIGSGMTDFIRTSAISLAKLKTNSGNGSAPGIDGEVVYITITRVREDILGEVALSVSPEIYPIIEKGVRFEDLSEIYFDSSIVPVEWYSENVDIVARMHQRSHRDDILASLAGLLSETAPQSVIIVDSLTELATQADTQERWRAFTGFLHGIQRVAKRWGSVIYLPLAQGVLSRPHELEVMDSADAVILFRWEELQGMRRQRTMYVQKFRGVMPHLEERDLVKFAVKITPGSGFEVSNIRVVV